The following proteins are co-located in the Rhodococcus opacus B4 genome:
- a CDS encoding metallophosphoesterase family protein, whose amino-acid sequence MAPKLMAVSDTHVGHRGNRPITEDIYPDSPEDWLIVAGDVSEKTDDIRWALKLLRSRFAQVIWVPGNHELWTTAKDPVQIHGAARYDYLVTMCREIGVITPEDPFPVWEAEDGPVTLVPMFLLYDYTFLPDGAATKEEGLAIAREKNVVATDEFLLSSEPYGTRDAWCRTRVESTKARLDALPAGTRTVLINHFPLVRQPTQVLWYPEFSLWCGTELTADWHTRYNAVCAVYGHLHIPRTTYYDGVRFEEVSLGYPREWQRRGLPDNLLRQILPVPEYPPGTLNKWGGHFKVTPEQEAEVEKMRARGAL is encoded by the coding sequence GTGGCACCCAAACTGATGGCGGTGAGCGACACCCATGTGGGGCACCGGGGTAACCGCCCGATCACCGAGGACATCTACCCGGACTCGCCCGAGGACTGGCTGATCGTCGCCGGGGACGTCTCGGAGAAGACCGACGACATCCGGTGGGCGCTGAAACTCCTGCGCAGTCGTTTCGCGCAGGTCATCTGGGTTCCGGGCAACCACGAACTGTGGACGACCGCGAAAGACCCGGTGCAGATCCACGGCGCCGCCCGCTACGACTACCTGGTCACCATGTGCCGCGAGATCGGGGTCATCACGCCCGAGGACCCGTTCCCGGTGTGGGAGGCGGAGGACGGCCCGGTGACGCTGGTCCCGATGTTCCTGCTGTACGACTACACGTTCCTGCCCGACGGCGCCGCCACCAAGGAGGAAGGTCTCGCGATCGCGCGGGAGAAGAACGTGGTGGCCACGGACGAGTTCCTGCTGTCGAGCGAACCGTACGGAACCCGGGACGCCTGGTGCCGCACCCGCGTCGAGTCGACGAAGGCCCGGCTGGATGCCCTGCCCGCCGGCACCCGCACCGTTCTCATCAACCACTTCCCGTTGGTGCGTCAGCCGACGCAGGTGCTGTGGTACCCGGAGTTCTCCCTGTGGTGCGGCACCGAACTGACCGCGGACTGGCACACCCGGTACAACGCCGTCTGCGCCGTGTACGGGCATCTACATATTCCGCGCACCACCTACTACGACGGGGTGCGGTTCGAGGAGGTGTCGCTGGGCTACCCGCGGGAGTGGCAGCGGCGGGGACTGCCGGACAACCTGCTGCGGCAGATCCTTCCGGTGCCGGAGTATCCGCCGGGAACGCTGAACAAGTGGGGCGGCCACTTCAAGGTCACTCCCGAACAGGAAGCCGAAGTGGAGAAGATGCGGGCGAGGGGGGCCCTGTGA
- a CDS encoding MATE family efflux transporter — translation MAEVSEVTGDATARTVFGLALPALGVLAAEPIYLLFDIAVVGRLGALALAGLAVGGLILAQVSTQLTFLSYGTTARASRMHGAGDERGAVREGVQATWLALGIGALVIALVHLFGRPVTSAIAGGSDIAAAAGSWLRIAVFGAPLILVAMAGNGWMRGVQNTVRPLRFVIAGLVVSAVACPVLVHGLWGAPRLELEGSAVANVIGQAVSASLFVGALVVERVPLRPRWHVMRAQMVLGRDLILRSLAFQACFLSAAAVASRFGAAAVAAHQVVLQLWNLVALTLDSLAIAAQALVGAALGAGHAAGATRLSWRITRWSTIFATGLALIFALGHGVIPELFTSDRAVLDEMAVAWWFFVAIMPVAGVVFALDGVLLGAGDVAFLRNATLACALAGFLPLIWLSMLNDWGLAGIWTGLTVFLILRMLAVVWRVGSGRWAVVGADLQERHGPDGNPVTEHDRKGG, via the coding sequence TTGGCTGAGGTTTCGGAAGTCACGGGCGACGCGACCGCCCGGACGGTGTTCGGGCTGGCGCTGCCCGCGCTCGGTGTTCTCGCCGCCGAGCCGATCTACCTGCTCTTCGACATCGCCGTCGTCGGCCGGCTGGGTGCGCTGGCGCTCGCCGGTCTTGCCGTCGGTGGCCTGATCCTCGCCCAGGTCAGCACGCAGCTGACGTTCCTGTCCTACGGCACGACGGCGCGCGCGTCCCGCATGCACGGGGCGGGGGACGAGCGCGGCGCGGTCCGGGAGGGTGTGCAGGCCACCTGGCTGGCACTGGGGATCGGCGCGCTGGTGATCGCGCTGGTCCACCTGTTCGGACGCCCGGTCACGTCGGCGATCGCGGGTGGCTCCGACATCGCGGCGGCGGCCGGGAGCTGGTTGCGGATCGCGGTGTTCGGTGCCCCGCTGATCCTCGTCGCGATGGCAGGCAACGGCTGGATGCGGGGTGTGCAGAACACGGTGCGCCCCCTGCGTTTCGTGATCGCCGGCCTCGTCGTGTCGGCCGTGGCCTGCCCGGTGCTGGTGCACGGATTGTGGGGCGCCCCGCGGCTGGAACTGGAGGGTTCGGCGGTCGCGAACGTGATCGGACAGGCGGTGTCCGCGAGTCTGTTCGTCGGGGCACTCGTGGTGGAGCGGGTGCCGTTGCGCCCGCGATGGCACGTCATGCGCGCCCAGATGGTGCTCGGCCGTGACCTGATCCTGCGGAGCCTGGCGTTCCAGGCGTGCTTCCTCTCCGCCGCCGCCGTCGCGTCCCGGTTCGGCGCTGCCGCGGTCGCTGCCCACCAGGTGGTGCTGCAGCTGTGGAACCTCGTGGCCCTCACCCTCGATTCCCTGGCGATCGCCGCGCAGGCACTCGTCGGTGCGGCACTGGGTGCCGGGCACGCCGCCGGGGCCACGCGACTGTCGTGGCGCATCACCCGATGGTCCACGATCTTCGCGACAGGACTCGCCCTGATCTTCGCCCTCGGGCACGGCGTGATCCCGGAACTGTTCACGTCCGACCGGGCCGTGCTCGACGAGATGGCGGTGGCGTGGTGGTTCTTCGTCGCGATCATGCCGGTGGCCGGGGTCGTGTTCGCCCTCGACGGAGTGCTGCTCGGGGCCGGGGACGTCGCCTTCCTCCGGAATGCGACGCTGGCCTGCGCGCTGGCCGGGTTTCTGCCGCTGATCTGGCTGTCGATGCTGAACGACTGGGGCCTGGCGGGAATCTGGACGGGACTCACGGTGTTCTTAATTCTTCGGATGCTCGCGGTCGTGTGGCGGGTCGGATCCGGCCGCTGGGCAGTGGTCGGGGCCGACCTGCAGGAACGGCACGGACCGGACGGCAATCCGGTGACGGAGCACGATCGGAAAGGTGGTTGA
- the npt gene encoding 4'-phosphopantetheinyl transferase Npt produces the protein MIERILPAGVVSSELFEDPAGLRPHPQEEALIGRAVEKRRREFTTARHCARLAMTKLGVDQAPVLRGDKGSPVWPRGVVGSLTHCDGYRGAALGYAMQVRSVGIDAEPHDALPDGVLEAVSLPAERDWLSGAADSGRWRSATGGPVHRDRLLFCAKEATYKAWFPLTARWLGFEDAHITFEASGDGTGTFHSDLLISGETVAGPPLASFDGRWMVSDGLIITAIAVH, from the coding sequence GTGATCGAGAGAATTCTGCCCGCCGGCGTGGTGTCCTCGGAACTGTTCGAGGATCCGGCGGGGCTGCGTCCGCACCCGCAGGAGGAGGCGCTGATCGGGCGGGCGGTGGAGAAGCGGCGACGCGAATTCACCACCGCGCGGCACTGCGCCCGCCTGGCGATGACGAAGCTGGGTGTGGACCAGGCCCCTGTTCTGCGGGGCGACAAGGGTTCCCCGGTGTGGCCGCGCGGCGTGGTCGGGAGCCTCACCCACTGCGACGGGTACCGCGGCGCGGCGCTCGGCTACGCGATGCAGGTGCGGTCCGTCGGCATCGACGCCGAACCGCACGATGCGTTGCCCGACGGTGTGCTGGAGGCGGTGAGTCTGCCCGCCGAACGCGACTGGCTGTCGGGTGCGGCGGACTCCGGCCGGTGGCGCTCGGCCACCGGTGGTCCGGTGCACCGGGACAGGCTGCTGTTCTGCGCGAAGGAAGCCACGTACAAGGCGTGGTTCCCGCTCACCGCCCGGTGGCTCGGGTTCGAGGACGCGCACATCACGTTCGAGGCGTCCGGCGACGGCACCGGCACGTTCCATTCGGATCTGCTCATCTCCGGGGAGACCGTCGCTGGGCCACCGCTTGCGTCGTTCGACGGACGGTGGATGGTGTCCGACGGCCTGATCATCACCGCCATTGCGGTGCACTGA
- a CDS encoding DHH family phosphoesterase: protein MTHTQETSLSDLDRHEVFLPQAVAVLENATSVTILCHVQPDADTIGSGLALALVLERKGIPVQVAFGAPDELPESMRELPGTHLLVPADQVRRNVDLLVTVDCGSAGRLGKLADRLATAGETLVIDHHRSNTRFGRMNLIDESAESTTAVVAQMFDVWGVDIDADLAHCLYAGLVTDTGSFRWVQPGTHTLAERLLATGIDGARIARRLLDTHPFGWLPMLSSVLGSATLVPEAAGGRGLVYAVIRQAYVGDLRSEEIESVIDIVRTTSEAEVAAVLKEAADGTYSVSLRSKSDVDVSIVAGYLGGGGHRFAAGYTAVNSADEIVTSLVESLG, encoded by the coding sequence ATGACCCACACTCAGGAGACGTCCCTGTCTGATCTCGATCGTCACGAGGTGTTTCTGCCGCAGGCGGTCGCCGTTCTCGAGAACGCGACGTCGGTGACGATTCTGTGTCACGTCCAACCCGATGCCGACACGATCGGCAGTGGACTCGCCCTGGCATTGGTGCTCGAGCGCAAGGGGATTCCGGTGCAGGTCGCGTTCGGCGCGCCCGACGAACTGCCGGAGTCGATGCGTGAACTGCCGGGCACCCATCTGCTGGTGCCGGCGGACCAGGTGCGCCGCAACGTCGATCTGCTCGTGACCGTCGACTGCGGCAGCGCCGGACGTCTCGGCAAGCTCGCCGACCGGCTCGCGACCGCGGGGGAGACCCTGGTCATCGATCATCACCGGTCCAACACCCGGTTCGGTCGCATGAACCTGATCGACGAGTCGGCGGAGTCGACGACCGCTGTCGTGGCGCAGATGTTCGACGTGTGGGGTGTGGACATCGACGCCGACCTCGCGCACTGCCTGTACGCGGGACTCGTCACGGACACCGGTTCCTTCCGCTGGGTGCAGCCCGGCACCCACACTCTCGCGGAGAGGCTCCTCGCCACCGGCATCGACGGTGCCCGCATCGCGCGGCGCCTTCTCGACACCCACCCGTTCGGCTGGCTGCCCATGCTGTCCTCGGTGCTGGGATCGGCGACGCTCGTTCCCGAGGCGGCAGGCGGGCGTGGACTCGTCTACGCCGTCATCCGGCAGGCCTACGTCGGGGATCTCCGCTCGGAGGAGATCGAGAGCGTCATCGACATCGTCCGGACGACGTCCGAGGCCGAGGTCGCGGCCGTCCTCAAGGAGGCGGCGGACGGCACGTATTCCGTGTCGCTGCGATCGAAATCCGACGTGGACGTCTCGATCGTCGCCGGATACCTCGGCGGCGGTGGTCACCGCTTCGCCGCCGGCTACACGGCCGTGAACTCCGCGGACGAGATCGTGACCTCGCTCGTCGAATCGCTCGGCTGA
- the truB gene encoding tRNA pseudouridine(55) synthase TruB, whose amino-acid sequence MSAREKPSSGLVGAGLLIVDKDAGVTSHDVVARCRKLLGTRKVGHAGTLDPMATGVLVLGVERATKLLGLLALTTKAYTATIRLGQATTTDDAEGEIVASADASGVRDEEIAAQVRTLTGDIQQIPSSVSAIKVDGRRAHALIRAGEEFELAPRSVTVSRFDVVARRTEGPFVDLDVEVECSSGTYVRALARDLGIALIGVGGHLTSLRRTRVGPFTLEHARTLEQLAEEPGVSLDIDSAAQTAFPHRQIDADEAEAISQGRWLEPIGMKGVYAAIDPSGHTIALLQERGKRASSVMVVRPATLR is encoded by the coding sequence GTGTCTGCACGTGAAAAGCCTTCCTCCGGTCTCGTCGGCGCCGGACTGCTCATCGTCGACAAGGACGCGGGCGTCACCAGCCACGACGTGGTGGCCCGGTGCCGCAAGCTGCTCGGCACCCGAAAGGTCGGTCACGCGGGCACTCTGGACCCGATGGCCACGGGAGTGCTGGTGCTCGGTGTGGAGCGGGCGACGAAGCTGCTGGGGCTTCTCGCGCTCACCACCAAGGCGTACACGGCCACGATCCGGTTGGGGCAGGCCACCACCACCGACGACGCGGAGGGTGAGATCGTCGCGTCGGCGGATGCATCCGGCGTGAGGGACGAGGAGATCGCCGCGCAGGTGCGCACCCTCACCGGGGACATCCAGCAGATCCCGTCGAGCGTCAGTGCCATCAAGGTGGACGGCCGGCGGGCGCACGCACTGATCCGTGCCGGTGAGGAGTTCGAACTCGCTCCCCGGTCGGTCACGGTGTCCCGGTTCGACGTGGTCGCGAGGCGCACCGAGGGCCCGTTCGTCGACCTCGACGTCGAGGTGGAATGTTCCTCCGGAACCTATGTTCGGGCGCTCGCACGTGATCTGGGGATCGCGTTGATCGGCGTCGGCGGACATCTCACGTCGCTGCGACGGACCCGGGTGGGACCGTTCACCCTCGAGCACGCGCGCACGCTGGAACAGCTGGCCGAGGAGCCCGGCGTGAGCCTCGACATCGATTCCGCCGCGCAGACCGCGTTCCCGCACCGGCAGATCGACGCCGACGAGGCCGAAGCGATCAGTCAGGGCCGCTGGCTCGAGCCGATCGGCATGAAGGGCGTCTACGCCGCGATCGATCCGAGCGGGCACACGATCGCGCTGCTCCAGGAACGTGGGAAGCGGGCGAGTTCGGTGATGGTGGTCCGTCCCGCGACCCTGAGGTAG